One Drechmeria coniospora strain ARSEF 6962 chromosome 01, whole genome shotgun sequence genomic region harbors:
- a CDS encoding nicotinamide N-methyltransferase, with protein MALTSRICLHGSEPWGPEDYLSTSLGVIYPNDVTNQHGDAEHSLIYTSPNLPRPLALELAVTESEAERRLFSHHLWNSSLLLAELVERDTLGVEDADRDGDFGLGEGASFHVGGQAVLELGAGTALPSIMAGILGARRVVVTDYPAPPILSSLRSNVEHNIRPSFAPAGSSATPAASILVQGHSWGELSDAFCLSNRHAFDRIFVADCLWMPWEHANLLRSIEHFISVDNEDARCWLVAGFHTGREKIRGFFEEKTLREVGLELERIWERDCDGQERVWMSHRPEDDITVRKRWLLVAVLRRTTVNACTS; from the coding sequence ATGGCGCTCACATCCCGAATCTGCCTCCACGGTAGCGAGCCTTGGGGCCCGGAGGATTATCTCTCCACATCCCTCGGCGTCATCTATCCGAACGATGTGACCAACCAACACGGCGACGCAGAGCACAGTCTAATCTATACGTCGCCAAACCTGCCCAGGCCGCTGGCTCTGGAGCTTGCGGTCACCGAAAGTGAGGCAGAACGACGTCTCTTTAGCCACCACCTCTGGAACTCGAGTCTTCTGCTGGCGGAGTTGGTAGAGAGGGACACGCTCGGCGTGGAGGATGCAGATCGAGACGGCGACTTCGGGCTCGGCGAGGGGGCGAGCTTCCACGTTGGGGGGCAAGCGGTGCTGGAACTAGGGGCGGGAACGGCGCTTCCGAGCATCATGGCCGGTATTCTGGGCGCAAGGCGAGTCGTCGTCACGGACTACCCTGCCCCTCCCATCCTCAGCAGTCTCCGCTCAAACGTTGAGCACAACATCCGGCCGTCCTTCGCCCCGGCCGGCAGTTCGGCCACTCCCGCCGcttccatcctcgtccagggCCACTCGTGGGGTGAGCTCTCGGATGCCTTCTGCCTGTCCAACCGACATGCGTTCGATCGcatcttcgtcgccgactgCCTGTGGATGCCGTGGGAGCACGCCAACCTTCTCCGCTCCATCGAACACTTTATCAGCGTTGACAACGAGGATGCGCGTTGCTGGTTAGTCGCAGGATTCCACACCGGCCGTGAGAAGATACGCGGTTTCTTCGAAGAGAAAACCCTTCGCGAGgttggcctcgagctggaGCGGATTTGGGAAAGGGACTGTGATGGACAGGAGAGAGTGTGGATGAGTCACCGACCTGAGGACGACATAACAGTAAGGAAGAGGTGGCTTCTTGTTGCAGTGTTGAGGAGGACCACGGTCAACGCTTGTACGAGTTAG
- a CDS encoding zinc finger domain-containing protein, which produces MAAEQRFAMLPQQPGCGPLARFPDTPHDALASTRNPAAPMVGMDMSMTTEPAPFRGSLSRSGHAQNAVYATPTTSLTFEASLYADTSSYMLGRASPSSYHEDGDMRLGSSSLSTASAPSAPSSAMGSPQSNHGQPGAVAEWNAQGMAVQPSIVGNDYMAGPEYFTGSALEPLRSYDFGAAQPKTFVDPSLIHPDVAPPPMPMSPFSNHFQQAAAANPFVSSPSVASPQPTLLRTSSSSPYLHGGPFPSAFPGSPYGVPVDALGRRVSMAASFISPASAEYHSGDESREKQRCSYPDCGKVFKDLKAHMLTHQNERPEKCPIHTCEYHLKGFARKYDKNRHTLTHYKGTMVCGFCPGSGSPAEKSFNRADVFKRHLTAVHGVEQTPPNSRKKTPVGVGTGKKLVGYAPDATGKCSTCSQNFANAQDFYEHLDDCVLRIVQQEDPAEAINAQRLAEVENDRSVHQTLEKNNLPTATPTMQTDDYGDDDEMGEDDDADDAASGSNSSPSARKKNPPNGVQKSRGLTHSRGGVPLATRVRGRKNRRDYPSSWGFDKGQMNMKKRIMAVFDGSRRLAKDDMMLSTDHEVRIKLSDGNAYVTDLDVQTLNRAEGFLGATDAEKGPWLSDDPDEAQLGEMKEILETTTVSSI; this is translated from the exons atggccgccgagcaACGCTTCGCCATGCTTCCGCAGCAACCTGGCTGTGGACCTTTGGCTCGCTTTCCCGACACACCTCATGACGCACTTGCGAGCACTCGAAACCCGGCGGCACCCATGGTCGGCATGGACATGAGCATGACGACCGAGCCCGCGCCGTTCCGAGGAAGCCTTTCACGTTCGGGCCATGCTCAAAACGCCGTCTACGCGACCCCCACAACCTCTCTAACCTTCGAGGCCTCCCTTTACGCCGACACATCCAGCTACATGCTCGGCCGTGCCTCGCCTAGCTCGTATCACGAAGATGGTGACATGCGACTGGGCTCCTCCAGCTTATCAACCGCATCTGCACCCTCGGCACCCTCGTCAGCCATGGGATCGCCTCAGTCCAATCACGGCCagcccggcgccgtcgctgAGTGGAATGCGCAGGGCATGGCTGTGCAGCcgagcatcgtcggcaacgaTTACATGGCTGGGCCCGAATATTTTACCGGTTCGGCACTGGAACCACTGCGGAGTTACGATTTTGGTGCCGCCCAACCCAAGACGTTCGTAG ATCCCTCTCTCATTCACCCAGACGTGGCCCCTCCGCCGATGCCAATGTCGCCCTTCAGCAACCACTTCcagcaggccgccgccgccaacccgTTCGTGTCCTCTCCTTCCGTCGCGTCCCCTCAACCCACCCTTCTCCGCAccagcagctcgtcgcccTACCTCCACGGCGGCCCTTTCCCGTCCGCCTTCCCGGGAAGCCCCTATGGCGTTCCGGTggacgccctcggccgccgtgtcAGCATGGCCGCCAGCTTCATCTCGCCCGCCTCCGCCGAGTACCACAGTGGCGACGAGTCGAGGGAGAAGCAACGATGCTCCTACCCCGACTGCGGCAAGGTGTTCAAGGACCTGAAAGCCCACATGCTCACGCATCAGAACGAGCGACCGGAGAAGTGCCCCATCCACACGTGCGAGTACCACCTCAAGGGCTTTGCCCGCAAGTATGACAAGAACCGCCACACCTTGACCCATTACAAGGGAACGATGGTCTGCGGCTTCTGtcccggctccggctcgCCTGCCGAGAAGTCGTTCAACCGGGCCGACGTTTTCAAAAGGCATCTGACGGCCGTGCATGGCGTCGAACAGACGCCGCCCAACAGTCGCAAGAAGacgcccgtcggcgtcggcaccggcaagaAGCTTGTCGGCTACGCCCCCGACGCGACGGGCAAATGCAGCACCTGCTCCCAGAACTTCGCCAACGCCCAGGACTTCTACGAGCATCTGGACGACTGCGTCCTCCGAATCGTGCAGCAAGAAGacccggccgaggccatcaacgCGCAGCGACTTGCCGAGGTCGAAAACGACAGGAGTGTCCATCAGACGCTCGAGAAGAACAACCTGCCCACCgccacgccgacgatgcagacCGACGACtacggtgacgacgacgagatgggagaggacgacgacgccgacgacgccgcctccgGATCGAACTCGTCCCCCTCCGCCCGGAAGAAGAACCCTCCCAATGGCGTTCAAAAGTCCCGAGGCTTGACGCACTcccgcggcggcgtcccGCTGGCGACGAGGGTTCGCGGTCGCAAGAACCGTCGTGATTATCCCTCGTCCTGGGGCTTCGACAAGGGCCAGATGAACATGAAGAAGCGTATCATGGCCGTTTTTGATGGTTCCCGGCGGCTGGCCAAGGATGACATGATGCTGTCCACCGATCACGAGGTTCGCATCAAGTTGTCGGACGGCAACGCATACGTCACCGACCTTGACGTGCAGACTCTGAATCGTGCCGAGGGCTTTCTGGGCGCGACGGATGCGGAGAAGGGACCTTGGCTGTCGGATGACCCAGACGAGgcgcagctcggcgagaTGAAGGAGATCCTGGAGACGACCACGGTATCCTCCATATGA